The Leptospira koniambonensis sequence CCTGCACCTGAGCTATTTTTAGAATCCCCTCTATCTACCTGTTCAAAAAATTCGAATACTTTTTGGTGTTCTGCAGGATCTATTCCGATCCCCGTATCTGAAACACTGATCTCTGCGATCCCAAGTGCCTTGATCTTAGCACTAACTACGATCTCTCCCTTTTCTGTAAATTTGATCGCATTACTCACTAAGTTTTGCAGGATCTGCTGAAGCCTATTCTCATCTGCGAGTAGATCAGGAAATTCAGGTAAGATCGCATTCACCAATCGGATCTTAGTTTGGTCTGTAGAGATCCGATTCAATTCCAATGTAAAATTCACTGCTTGGTATAGATCAACTGCTCTTAAATTTAGATTTAAATCCTTATGTTTTAATTTAGAAAAATCTATAATATCATTTACTAAACTAGAAAGCCTTTGTCCACTCGTGACAATCATTCCCAATTGCCTCTCCACAGATTGGGTCAGCGGACCGCCTACTCCTCTTTTCAAAGAATCTGCAATTCCTATAATCCCTTGCAAAGGAGTTCTTAATTCGTGAGAAGTATTTGCTAAAAATTCATCCTTCAGTTTGTCCAAAGAGATCAATCTTTGGTTAGAATCTTTTAGATCATAGGCTAATTTTTCTGAAAGTTTATATGCACTTGTAAATCTTTGAGAGACCATAAACGCCTGCGCCACAAAGAAGGAAGCTATTCCATAGGATGAGAAGTATGCAGTATTTATGATCATATTCGCATACAGAATATCATTGGTTACTACCGCAAAAAATAGAAGAAAGAAGAATAAGCCAACGTCAGCTCCTAACTTCTTATTTCGCATCGCTTTCCAAAAAACGTATACTAGATAAACGCAAGCAATAGAAACTAAAATCCCAAAAACAGAGATTGTCTTGGAATAGATAACCAGAGGAGTTACTAATACAATGACAGAAAGTCCAACAACAATACTAATTAAGAACCGAATAATTTTTTTGTTTATCTCGTCCGGATATAAGGTTCGAATAAATAATGGAAAGAATATGGCGATCAAAAAGCTGGATATCAATTCTAATCTATATCCCCATTCAAAGTCAAAGCTTGGAAATATAGAATATAATATTCTTTCTCCAGTGATCAAAATACGAATGGTAGAACAAATTGTTAGAATTCCATAATATAGTGTAGAAGTTTCTCTTCTTAAGAATGCAAATAAGCTTAGGTGATAGAGACCTAAAACAAAAAGTCCCCCGCCTACAAAAAGATCTAACCTAACGTTACCTTGTCGCACGATAACCAGATCTTTTCTTTTTCCTATAAAGATCTTTGCCCAAGGACCTCCTTTAAAATGGGAAAAATTCGAGATCTCTATTGCAATTTCATTCTCTGTTCCAAGATCAAATATCTCACTAACTCCAGGTCTATATAAAGGTTTGCTTGTCTCTGGAGTTTTCCCAACTACTCCACTGGAAATCACCTTTTTTCCATTTACATAAAGTGTATAAGATGTGGAGGCCTCCAACATCTTGATCGCCATATCCGTTTCTGGTTTTTTTAAACGAACAAGTATTTTATACGTTGCATATCCAAAACCAGGATACTTTTGATCTTTATATTCATTCCAAACATTCGGAACATCTCCGAATTTGATCTGTTCTTTTGGTTTTTGAGAAGGATCCAGATCAGTTTTTAAAGGATTTTTGATCTCAGAAAATAATTGGGACCAATAAAATGCCCAATCACCTTCTATACTTAGAGGTTCTTCCTTTCCGAAGTCCCAATCTTTGCTTAGGTCTAATATTCCATTTTCTACTCTTGGTTTTTTCTTCGAAGATTCAGGCACACAACCCATACTAAAAATTAGGATTGAGATCAGTAAAACTCCTTGGAATTTTTGAGAGAAAATCGAAACCATCTACACTGATTCTTCAGACCATTCCGGATTTATAAACCTTTTTAATATTCCAAATAAGCATTCAGTAAATAAATAGAAGTACCAAAATTCTCCCTTATTCTAGGGATCTTTTGGATCCAGCGGACCTTCTTCTTATAATCGCTCAAAATGCAAAACCTAAGAAATATCAATACATTCTACTTAATTTTGTCCCTTGACTTATGCTTAGTAAAAATCTAAAAATCATTCCGATATGGATTTACATTTTGTTTCGCCGAAAGAAGCGGTTTCAGAGATCAAAAACGATCAAAGAGTTTTCATCCACAGTGTATATGCTGCTCCAAAACTTCTAATTGAAGCATTGAGCGATAGAGCATCCGAATTACAAAATATTGAAATGGTCCATATCCATACAGAAGGAGAAGTTCCGTATGCACAAAAAGGAATGGAGTCTTCTTTTCATACAAACGCGCTATTTGTAGGTGCAAATATGAGAGAAGCTGTAAAAGAAGGAAGAGCTGATTATCTTCCAATTTTTTTAAGCGAATGTCCTTCTCTATTCAGAAAAAAGATACTTCCATTGGATGTGGCGCTCATCACAGTTTCTCCTCCCGACAAACATGGATTTTGTTCCTTGGGAGTTTCAGTAGATACAAGTAAGGCAGCAGTGGATTCTGCAAATATTGTAATTGCTCAAGTAAATAGATTCATGCCCAGAACCCACGGGGACGGGATCATTCATATAAACAAAATCCATAAATTAGTAGAAGGTAATATTCCATTACTCGAGGCCCTACATACGGAACCAGACCCAGTAGAAACTAAGATCGGAGAATATATTGCGGGTCTTGTAGAAGATGGAGCAACTCTCCAAATGGGAATTGGAGCCATTCCTGACGCAGTTCTATCTTGTTTAAAAAATCATAAAGATCTCGGGATTCATACTGAGATGTTTTCTGATGGTGTGATCTCTTTGGTAGAAAAAGGAATTATCACTGGTAAAAATAAAAAGATCCATCCAGGAAAGATTGTAACAGGTTTCGTAATGGGAACCAAAAAACTGTACGATTTCGTAGATGATAATCCAGAAGTAGTATTCTTAGATATCGGTTATATAAACGATACTGCGAATATCCGCAAAAACCCAAAAGTAACAGCGATCAATTCTGCAATTGAAGTGGATCTTACAGGTCAAGTATGTGCTGATTCTATAGGGACAAGACAATATTCTGGTGTAGGAGGACAGATGGATTTTATCCGAGGGGCTTCTCTTTCAGAAGGCGGAAAACCGATCATTGCTCTTCCTTCCGTGACTTCTCATGGAAAATCAAGGATTGTTCCGATTCTGCAGGCCGGCGCAAGCGTAACAACCACAAGAGCGCATGTTCATTATGTAATCACTGAATACGGCATTGCAGATCTTTACGGTAAAAATCTGAAACAAAGAGCAAAACTTCTTACACAAATTGCTCATCCAAATCATAGAGAATCTCTGGAAAGAGAATCATTCGAAAGGTTCAAAGGATTTTAATTCTCAAAATCGAACACACCCACAGATTACGTAATATATTAAATTTTTATTAACTAGTAATTTATTTCCAAACACACTTAACTCTCCGCTCTCCAATTGACAATTATCAAGTCCGTTTTGAGGGAAGAAGAAGTCGGATTCCTTGCGTTTCGACATTCCAATCTAAATGTGGAATTATCCTTCACGGAAAAACCGGAGAGATCAAGAATGAGTTCTTCAGAACAAAAATATAATGATACGATCGTCAAAGGATTTTTGATATCGGGACTGGTCTGGGGTCTGGCTTCCATGCTTGTGGGAGTATGGATCGCTTTCCAAATGGTGTATCCCGAATTAAATTTCGGACCTTACTTCACTTTTGGTAGGCTAAGACCTTTACATACAAATGCAGCAATTTTCGGATTTGCATTAAGTATTGTATTCGCAACAGGCTATCATACGGTACAAAGACTTTGTAGAGTAAGAATTTGGAGTGATAAACTCTCCAATTTACATTTATTCTTATACAACCTTTCGATTGTAGCCGCTGCAATCACTCTTCCTTTGGGACTAAACCAATCCAAAGAGTATGCTGAGTTAGAATGGCCATTGGATCTATTGATCGTGGTTTGGTTTGTGGTGTTCTTGATCAATTATTTCGGGACCATCTTCACTCGCCAGGAAAAACAACTCTATGCTGCAATCTGGTTTTATATAGCTTCTTGGGTAACGATCCCAATATTATTTATAGTTAATAATCTTTCTATTCCAGTTAGTTGGATCAAATCATACTCCGTTTACTCTGGAGTGTATGATGCAAACATCCAATGGTGGTATGGTCATAACGCGGTCGCATTCGTTCTTACCACTCCGTTCTTAGGAATGATGTATTATTATCTTCCTAAACATATTAAACAACCAATCTACAGTCATAGACTCTCCATCATTCACTTCTGGAGTTTGATCTTCCTGTATATCTGGGCTGGTCCTCACCATCTACTTTATTCTCCTCTTCCTGATTGGTTACAAACAACAGGTATGGTATTCAGTATCATGTTATGGATGCCTTCTTGGGGAGGAATGTTAAATGGATTCTTAACTCTCACTCAGGCCAAAGAAAAGATCAAAACAGACGCTACATTAAAGATGTTACTCGTTGGACTCACCTTCTACGGTATGTCCACATTCGAGGGTCCTCTTCTTTCCATAAGAGCAGTAAGCGGTTTAGGTCATAACACTGACTGGATCATAGGTCATGTTCATGGCGGAACATTAGGTTGGGTGGGAATGATGTCATTCGCTGCAATTTACTACTTAGTTCCAAGATTATGGGATACAAATCTATTCTCTGAACGATTAGCAAACACTCACTTCTGGATCGCAACACTCGGTATCTTATTGTATATCGTGTCTATGTGGGTCTCCGGTATCAGCGAAGGATCTATGTGGAGAGCAATAGACGAAACAGGTTCTCTAAAATTTCCGAACTGGGTGCAGATCACCGAAACCTTAAAACCATATAGATTGTTTAGAGGGATCGGAGGAGCGCTCTATCTATCAGGAGTTGTTCTAATGATCTATAACGTAGTCAGAACAATTCAAAGCGCAGGCTCCGGGTTTAAAGAAATTGATCCAAGGATCGGATTAAAAGAGGGGAAAACAGTATGAGTTGGTTTGACAAATTATTGGATTGGTTCTCCGGTTTTACCGATCAGTGGGAAAAACATGGAGTTAAGTTCACGCTTTACACCACGATCGCAATTTTGATCGGAGGATTATTTGAGTTAGTTCCACCATTCTTTCTCACGAAAACTGCGGAACCAATCCAAAACGTAAAGCCGTATAACGCGTTAGAATTAGCAGGAAGAGACGTTTATCAGAAAGAAGGATGTAATAACTGTCACACTCAGATGGTTCGTCCATTCAAATGGGAAGTAGATCGTTTTGATCCTCAGCATTCTTACGGAAAAGATGGATACTCTAAAGCGGGAGAATATGTTTATGATCATCCTTTCTTATGGGGATCCAAAAGAACAGGACCGGATCTGGCTCATGAATCCCAGATCCAATCTTCTGCAGAATGGCATAAGACACATTTGATCAACCCTAGAGATACAGCAAAAGGTTCCATCATGCCTGCTTATCCTTGGTTATTCGAAGAATCTTCTATCATTGATGCTTCTAAGATCGCAGATCATATGAGAGGACTCCAAAAGATAGGAGTTCCTTATACTGAGGAAGATATTAGTTCTGCCTCTACCCTTTTAGCGGGTAAAACGGCAGGAGATGCACTTATCGCCTATCTGCTGAAATTAGGAAGAGATACGGCCGAATTGTCCAAAAGTTTACAGTAAGGTACAATATGGATCTTGATACATTACAAATTTATAAATCATTAAGGCTTCCGATACTGGTGCTTTCCATATTTACGATTATCTTATACGTATATAGAAGTTCCAGAAAGGAAAGAATGGAAGAACCTAAATTCAGAATGCTGGAGGAGGATTAAGATGAGCGACCCAAACAAGGAATTCGACGGGATCAGACAGGCAGACAATCCTCTTCCTGAATGGTGGAAATGGGTTTTCCTAGGATGTATTATTTTCGCAGGATTTTACGCGGTATATTTCCACGTATTTTCTGATTGGGGAACAAGCGAGTATTACGCTGCCCAGATCCAAGAATACGAAAAAGATTTTCCGAATCGTAATGTTGCAGTTGAATCAACTGACGGATCCAATCCTTTCAGGGGGAACCAAGATGCAATCAGTGTAGGACAAAAAACATTCCAAACCTATTGTGTAGCCTGCCATGGTCCGACTGGAGAAGGTTTAGTAGGCCCGAATCTAATGGATAAAGAATGGTTACATGGAAATACGGATCTAGAACTTTATGCAACTGTAATGAAGGGAATTTCCGTTGAAAGAACTAAGTTAGGAAGAGGACCAATGCCTGCACATGAGAACTCATTAGGTTCCGAAAA is a genomic window containing:
- the ccoO gene encoding cytochrome-c oxidase, cbb3-type subunit II, yielding MSWFDKLLDWFSGFTDQWEKHGVKFTLYTTIAILIGGLFELVPPFFLTKTAEPIQNVKPYNALELAGRDVYQKEGCNNCHTQMVRPFKWEVDRFDPQHSYGKDGYSKAGEYVYDHPFLWGSKRTGPDLAHESQIQSSAEWHKTHLINPRDTAKGSIMPAYPWLFEESSIIDASKIADHMRGLQKIGVPYTEEDISSASTLLAGKTAGDALIAYLLKLGRDTAELSKSLQ
- a CDS encoding cbb3-type cytochrome c oxidase N-terminal domain-containing protein, with translation MSDPNKEFDGIRQADNPLPEWWKWVFLGCIIFAGFYAVYFHVFSDWGTSEYYAAQIQEYEKDFPNRNVAVESTDGSNPFRGNQDAISVGQKTFQTYCVACHGPTGEGLVGPNLMDKEWLHGNTDLELYATVMKGISVERTKLGRGPMPAHENSLGSEKVYQVLAWLASRNPELKSSK
- a CDS encoding acetyl-CoA hydrolase/transferase family protein, with amino-acid sequence MDLHFVSPKEAVSEIKNDQRVFIHSVYAAPKLLIEALSDRASELQNIEMVHIHTEGEVPYAQKGMESSFHTNALFVGANMREAVKEGRADYLPIFLSECPSLFRKKILPLDVALITVSPPDKHGFCSLGVSVDTSKAAVDSANIVIAQVNRFMPRTHGDGIIHINKIHKLVEGNIPLLEALHTEPDPVETKIGEYIAGLVEDGATLQMGIGAIPDAVLSCLKNHKDLGIHTEMFSDGVISLVEKGIITGKNKKIHPGKIVTGFVMGTKKLYDFVDDNPEVVFLDIGYINDTANIRKNPKVTAINSAIEVDLTGQVCADSIGTRQYSGVGGQMDFIRGASLSEGGKPIIALPSVTSHGKSRIVPILQAGASVTTTRAHVHYVITEYGIADLYGKNLKQRAKLLTQIAHPNHRESLERESFERFKGF
- a CDS encoding response regulator — encoded protein: MVSIFSQKFQGVLLISILIFSMGCVPESSKKKPRVENGILDLSKDWDFGKEEPLSIEGDWAFYWSQLFSEIKNPLKTDLDPSQKPKEQIKFGDVPNVWNEYKDQKYPGFGYATYKILVRLKKPETDMAIKMLEASTSYTLYVNGKKVISSGVVGKTPETSKPLYRPGVSEIFDLGTENEIAIEISNFSHFKGGPWAKIFIGKRKDLVIVRQGNVRLDLFVGGGLFVLGLYHLSLFAFLRRETSTLYYGILTICSTIRILITGERILYSIFPSFDFEWGYRLELISSFLIAIFFPLFIRTLYPDEINKKIIRFLISIVVGLSVIVLVTPLVIYSKTISVFGILVSIACVYLVYVFWKAMRNKKLGADVGLFFFLLFFAVVTNDILYANMIINTAYFSSYGIASFFVAQAFMVSQRFTSAYKLSEKLAYDLKDSNQRLISLDKLKDEFLANTSHELRTPLQGIIGIADSLKRGVGGPLTQSVERQLGMIVTSGQRLSSLVNDIIDFSKLKHKDLNLNLRAVDLYQAVNFTLELNRISTDQTKIRLVNAILPEFPDLLADENRLQQILQNLVSNAIKFTEKGEIVVSAKIKALGIAEISVSDTGIGIDPAEHQKVFEFFEQVDRGDSKNSSGAGLGLSISRALVVLHGGEIGVESSPGLGSRFYFTIPLVSGKILRSEGKELKNYKEGNHPSSTITLQNEPSDSEKNARILVVDDEPVNLQVIQNYLSLRNISSVTAKSGMEALEILQKDKAFDVVILDVMMPKMSGLDTAREIRKTLSTLELPILMLTAKNQDKDLMAALNNGANDYLLKPFDFEELILRINNLLALADGHKSRLNQENEKREAVNNVRQRINIDLHDHLGGKLTDLKFLSEELLSQNKEDKPIFKKINEAVNQSIHILREQMLKIEDLGLLSENFITGINLVLLRRYSDVERDLEFECQEELLQFFEEERKETSIIELYSIVNEITNNDLKYGQGVAKWNFYLENGDLITEMNVESSYHLNKHKTGRGTENLIYRISGLGGKVEMSLVENIYKIKINIPIGNFSVK
- a CDS encoding cbb3-type cytochrome c oxidase subunit 3 → MDLDTLQIYKSLRLPILVLSIFTIILYVYRSSRKERMEEPKFRMLEED
- the ccoN gene encoding cytochrome-c oxidase, cbb3-type subunit I translates to MSSSEQKYNDTIVKGFLISGLVWGLASMLVGVWIAFQMVYPELNFGPYFTFGRLRPLHTNAAIFGFALSIVFATGYHTVQRLCRVRIWSDKLSNLHLFLYNLSIVAAAITLPLGLNQSKEYAELEWPLDLLIVVWFVVFLINYFGTIFTRQEKQLYAAIWFYIASWVTIPILFIVNNLSIPVSWIKSYSVYSGVYDANIQWWYGHNAVAFVLTTPFLGMMYYYLPKHIKQPIYSHRLSIIHFWSLIFLYIWAGPHHLLYSPLPDWLQTTGMVFSIMLWMPSWGGMLNGFLTLTQAKEKIKTDATLKMLLVGLTFYGMSTFEGPLLSIRAVSGLGHNTDWIIGHVHGGTLGWVGMMSFAAIYYLVPRLWDTNLFSERLANTHFWIATLGILLYIVSMWVSGISEGSMWRAIDETGSLKFPNWVQITETLKPYRLFRGIGGALYLSGVVLMIYNVVRTIQSAGSGFKEIDPRIGLKEGKTV